From a region of the Gossypium raimondii isolate GPD5lz chromosome 10, ASM2569854v1, whole genome shotgun sequence genome:
- the LOC105775013 gene encoding nuclear transcription factor Y subunit B-1, translating to MAENVGGSGSNDDDGFREQDRLLPIANVGRIMKQMLPPNAKISKEAKETMQECVSEFISFVTSEASDKCRKERRKTINGEDICWALATLGFDDYAAPLRRYLNKYREVEGDNKAANQDKVNNNNSDEGKHDWKQ from the coding sequence ATGGCCGAAAACGTTGGGGGGAGCGGCTCAAACGACGACGATGGTTTCAGGGAGCAAGATCGGTTACTTCCGATTGCTAACGTCGGCCGGATAATGAAGCAAATGCTACCTCCGAATGCAAAAATCTCAAAGGAAGCCAAAGAAACTATGCAAGAATGTGTTTCGGAGTTCATTAGCTTCGTCACAAGTGAAGCATCCGATAAGTGCAGAAAGGAAAGGCGAAAGACTATTAATGGAGAAGATATTTGTTGGGCCTTGGCTACTCTCGGTTTCGACGATTATGCAGCGCCATTGAGAAGATACTTGAACAAGTACAGAGAGGTAGAAGGAGATAACAAAGCAGCAAATCAAGACAAGGTTAATAACAACAACAGTGATGAAGGCAAGCATGATTGGAAGCAGTAG